From the genome of Streptococcus oralis:
TGCTCTTTCAAATCTGATCAAATGACCAACACCTGCCGTTTCAGCAGATTTTTTAGCCACTTCTAAGGCTTGTCCATCCATATCAACAGCAGTTATCTTACAACCAAAACGCTGTGCCAACTCAATTGCTGTAGTTCCCCTATTGCACGCAACTTCTAGTATTCTCTTTTCTTTTGAAACTCCTCCTTCCGCAATTAACCAATCTGTAGCACGTTTTCCACCTGGACGTAAGCGTTTTTTTCCCAGTTTTGCTAAAAACTTATGACCTGCTTCTGACATTTGAACACCTCTATTTTTTCTTCATTATAACATAAAATTATATTATCTGACAATTCTAATCTATTATTTGATAAACTAGAATCAAAAGCATACAAGCTGCCATGACTATAGCATAAATCTATTAATCACCTCTCTAGTTCGAATTCAATTGCTCACGTAGTTTATGCATATAGGTTACGACTACATATTTGTACTTTAGAGTTGCTGGCCTCCTTATCCGCTATATGCGCTTTACTATCACGTGCCTATTCGTATAGCCAAGATTTCTCTATATCTTTCTCTGCCGATTCTTATTTCCAACGACAGACTTAAACAGTCTATCCTAATGCCGTTCGATCAGCTACTCACAATAGTCAGGCTTGGGAATCACTTTTGGGTTTACTAGTATATGGTACCCACAGAGGACCTACACCTCAGATGAACGGAATGCCCGTCGTACCTAAAAAACGAGCACTTTCGTACTCGTTTTTAAAAATCTGTTAATTAAAGTGAGTTTACGTCAACCTTGATACCAACACCTTGAGTAGTTGTGATTGTCAAGTTTGTTACGTAAGTTCCTTTAGCTGTAGCTGGTTTTGCTTTTTGGATTGTTTCGTTGAAAGCTTTAAAGTTTTCAACCAATTTTTCAGCTTCAAATGATACTTTACCGATGATTGCTTGAACGTTACCTGCACGGTCAGCACGGTAAGTGATTTTACCACCTTTAGACTCTTCAACTGCTTTAGCAACATCCATTGTTACAGTACCAGTTTTAGGGTTTGGCATCAAGTTACGTGGTCCAAGGACACGTCCAAGACGTCCAACAAGAGCCATCATGTCAGGTGTAGCGATAACTACGTCGAAGTCCAACCAACCGTCGTTGATTTTCGCAACAAGGTCATCTTCACCAACAAAGTCTGCACCAGCAGCTTTTGCTTCTTCAGCTTTTGCACCACGTGCGAAAACAAGAACGCGTGAAGTTTTACCAGTACCGTTTGGCAATACCATTGCTCCACGGATTTGTTGGTCAGCTTTTTTAACGTCAATGTTCAAGTTGTAAGCAACTTCTACAGTTGCGTCAAATTTTGCAAAGTTAGTTTCTTTTGCAAGTGCTACAGCTTCTTCTACACTGTATGCTTTTGTGCTGTCGATTTTCTCAAGAGCAGCACGAAGTTGTTTGCTTTTTTTAGCCATTTTCTATTCTCCTTGTAAGTGGTTCAATCGATTTTCATCTCCCACGTCACTTCTCGAAATGATGAAGTCTTGCGGGTATTCAGTCTATTGATTTTCTTTTCCTACTTCCTTAAGTTCCTTTGCTGTACCCAAGTACAAGCATCAGTCACTTGCCTAGTATGAAAAGTAACTAATAGACTGCTGTGAGATTTTCTACTGTGTTATTGATTAGTCAACAACAGTGAATCCCATAGAACGAGCAGTACCTTCGATCATACGCATTGCAGACTCAATGTTTGCTGCGTTCAAATCTGGCATCTTAGTTTCTGCAATTTCTTGTACTTGTGCACGAGTAACTGTAGCAACTTTAGTTTTGTTAGGTGTACCTGATCCTTTTTCAACACCTGCAGCTTTTTTCAAAAGAACAGCAGCTGGTGGTGTTTTTGTAACGAAAGTAAATGATTTGTCTTCGTATACTGAGATAACAACTGGAATGATCATACCAGCTTGGTCAGCTGTACGAGCGTTGAACTCTTTTGTGAATCCCATGATGTTGATACCAGCTTGACCAAGAGCAGGTCCAACCGGTGGAGCTGGTGTAGCTTTACCAGCAGGGATTTGCAATTTTACAAGTTTTTCGACTTTTTTAGCCATTTTTAAATCCTCCTTTGTGGTTTTGGCGGTAATTAGAGATTTTTACCTCCCACAAGTATGCTTTACACATACCTTTCCATTATACACTATTTATCTAAAAATGCAAGAAAAAAATTTCATTTTTAATCGACGTAATCGCCGCCTTCAAAGCCATAGTACTCTTCCAAACTGAGGCCACTTGCAGCAATTTCTTTGGCTTCTTTTCCAACGTAGCGGAGATGCCATTCTTCTGCCATGTAGCCAGTCTCTTTTTCCTTACCTTTGAGATAGCGAACGACAAAGCCATAGTCAGCCGCATGGTCCAAGAGCCACTGGGCTGCCTTTTCTTCAGTGACTAAATCACCATCTGTCCCAATAAGGTCAAAAGCAAGACCCGTCTGGTGTTCACTGTAACCTGGGCGTGCTGAGTAGCGATCTGCTGCTTCCTTACCGTCTTGATTCACATAGTCTTGATAAAGTTTGGTTTGAGTTTCATAACTTCTAAAACCACTGTAGTGATCGCTGATTGGGTAGCCAGCTGCTTGCATTGCTGCAATGAGTTTGACCAACTCTGCTTTAGCTGTTGGATTTTCTCCTGGATTATAGTCTTTTGACAAAGGATAGTGCTTATTAGCTATGACGATTTCATCGTATTTCCCTTGAATACTATAGTAGTCTCCCTTGTTCACAACCTCTGCCTTCTTCTGACTAGAAGCTTGGGATTTGCTCCCTACAGTTCCTTCAGGTTGACTAGTTTGTTCTGTTTTTTGAGTGTTTTCTTCATTTTTAGGTTTTTCTTGAGAACATGCTGCTAGGGTTACTGCCAGCAAACCAGATAAAACAATGTATCTTTTTTTCATTTTTTCTTCCTCTCTTAGACCAAGTGCTTCTCTAATTCATCGGATAAGGCTTTAATCATTTGTTCCAACTCTGGCGATTGTACTTGGCAATCTTCTGCCGCCATTTCTTCCCAGGGCACCCACCAGACTGGACCACGGCCATTCAATCCATGACCCCTCATATCACCTGATCGTCTTGGAAATAGGTGCCAGTGAGCGTGGGCATCTCCATTTCCTAGAAGTTCAATGTTCATCTTTTCAGCTTTAAACGTTTTGGCAACAGCTTCTTGGACCAAACTCATTTCCTCTAGAAAACGAAGTTTTACAGAAGTCTCCATATGGTGGAGTTCTGTGACATGCTCTTTTGCTAGAAATAAGGTATAGCCCTTAAAGTATTGGTGGTCTCCAATAACTACATATCCTGTTTCTAGTTCTTTTACAAAGTAGGGATTTTCCCCTTCCTTGATCCATTCAATTCTTTGACAAATCAAGCACATATTAGTCTACCAATGCACTCTTGAGATAGGCATCAACCATACGCTCAGTCGCTACGACCGAATCAATGTGTGTTCGTTCGTAAGAGTGACTGGATTCAATACCAGCTCCAAGGAGGGCGTGTTTGACCTCTGCTCCTGCTGACATAGCTGCTGAAGCGTCCGATCCATAAAATGGATAGATATCCAGCTTAAATGGAATATCTTGCTCTTTCGCCAAAGCTACTAAGTGTTGACGGAAGTCATAGTGATAAGGTCCTGAAGCATCCTTTACACAGATAGATACTGTGTACTCATCCGTCTGTTGGTCATCGCCCATAGCTCCCATATCCACAGCCAGATATTCTACTACCTGACTTGGAATATTGGAGTTAGCACCATGGCCCACCTCTTCAAAGACTGAAAAAGCAAAGTGTGTCGTCATCGGCAAGTCAATTCCTTCTTCTTTATAAACTCGAAGGAGATTGAGCAAAATTGCTGCGCTGACCTTGTCATCCAAGTGGCGAGACTTGATAAAACCAGTTTCCGTCACAACAGTTCGCGGATCGAAACTAATAAAGTCACCAACCTCAATACCCAAGGCACGTGTTTCTTTTTCATTGGTCACTTTTTCGTCCAAACGCACTTCCATATTGTCCTGAGTACGTTCAGCAGTTCCTGCATCTTTGTAGACATGGCAAGATGTCTGGTGGATAAGGATCGTTCCAGATACCGTTTTACCTGTACTAGCCACATGAACGGTACAGTTTTCTCCCTCAATCATGTTCCAAGGAAAACCACCGATCCGGTCCAATTTGAGACGTCCATCAGGTTTAACAGCACGTACAATGGCTCCGAGTGTGTCCACATGGGCAGTTACATAGCGATGTTGTTCGTCGTTTTGACCTTTGATTGTTACATTGACACCACCCTTAGCAGTTCGAACAGGCTGGTAACCAAGCTCTTCTAAAGTATGGACTAGATAATCTGAGATCTCACGAGTAAAGCCTGTTGGAGATGCAATAGCAGTTAGTTCTTTGATATAGTTTATAGTCTGATTCATTTCTTCACCTCTTTCCTACCATTATAACATTTTTCTAGTCAGACTCCTTCTCAAAAGGAGAAAAACTGTGTTTAGTTGCTTTCACTATAGATCCATGTTATAATACAAATACTTTGATTATGAAAGGAAAGTAACAAATATGAAATCATACTTTAAAGTATCACTAGCCCTTGTGGCTTCACTTGTTCTCCTGCTCGGATGTTCCAAACAAGCGTCAACACCTACCAACAGCAGTTCTAAAGAAGACACAACAACTCAGTCAAGTGAGAGCAAACAAAGCAGCAAACAATCATCTGAAAAGAAAGAAACAACTAAGACACATACTTTTGTCAACAAAAGCAATTCTGGAATCACTTCTACCTTGGTTTATACTGTAGACGGCGACAATGTTATCAAGCAATCAGCTCATAACATTGCTGATCCTGAAATCCTTGGTGCAACTCCAGAAGATGTCAAGAGTTTTATCGAAGAAAAGTACAAAGGTTATAATGGACTCAAAGGTGTTAAACAAACGATTGAAATCAAAGATGGAAAAGTTGTTCAAGATCTAGAAGTTGACTTCTCAGTTGCAAGCATTAGCGAACTTAGAAAAGCACTTCCTGAAGAATATTCTGGTATCGGTAATCGTGTCAGTTTCTCAAATTCTAAAAAAGCACTGGAAAAAATGGGATTCACAGAGAAGACGAACTAATCTCCCAAAATTTCATATAGACTAGTGTAGGTCCACCCCAAAAGTTAGACACAACTCTGACTCTTGGGGTATTTTGTTACATCCCTAACCGATGAGTTCAATAGATTCCTCCAAATCCCATAAAAAGTGCATTTAAAACTTCACACCCTTATAAAGCCATATGATAAAAGATTTTTGAAACAAATAGAGACAAAACTTTAATCGTCAGACTAGTTTCTGTTCATTGTCATGTCAAGTCAGATGAGAGGGGAGGTCTAGTTGATTTTGTAGTAGAATCATGTTATAATACAAAATACTTTGATTATGAAAGGAAATTCTATGAAAACTTATGTTAAAACTTCACTAGCCCTAGTGACTTCACTTGTCCTCCTGCTTGGATGTTCCAAACAAGCTTCTACACCTGCTAGCAGCAGTACCAAAGAAGACACAACAACTCAGTCAAGCGAGACCAAACAAAGCAGTCAACAATCATCTGAAAAGAAAGATGAGACAAAAAACTACATTTTTGTTCACAATAGCAATCCCGGAAGAACTTCTACCTTGACATACACTGTTAAGGGGGATGATGTTGTAAAACAAACTGCTCATAATGTATTTGACCCTGAGAAACTTAATAATACCGCGGAAGGTATTAAGCAAATTGTTGACGATACTAATAAAGGTTATGAAGGGGTCAAAGGGGTTACACAAAAAGTTGAAATTCAAGACGAAAAAGTTATCCAAAACATCGAGGTTGACATGACTGTCGCGAGTCTTGACGAATTGAAAAAAGCAATGCCGAATGAATATTATGGTATTGGAAACCGTGTAAGCTTTGCTGCTTCGAAAAAAAAGCTTAAAGAGGCTGGTTATACCGAACAAACCAACTAATGAGTCGTGCTCATACAAAAAATTCTTGGTCGATGACCAAGAATTTTTTTATTCCATCTCAAAAACATCACTCTCTTGTTTGTTTGGTAGAACCAATGAAAGCAAGATTCCGATAATAGCTGGCACTAGCCATGGAAGAGAGGCGGACGCAAACGGAAGGGCATTAATCAGATTTTCAAGAAACTCAATCTTAAAGGAACTTCCAAGAACGCTTGCAAGAGCAATAGCTGTAACAAGGCTAATGGTTAACTGCATGCCCGGTTTTGATAAGGGTACAAACTTATTAACAATCACGATCATCACAATGGAGATGGTGATTGGGTACAAGATTACAAGTACTGGCACTGAGTACTTAATGATTGCATCAAGGCCAAGATTAGCAATAGCAAACCCAATCAAGGTAAAGGCAGTTGCATAGACCTTGTAACTGATTTGTGGGAAACGTCCGTTAAAGAACTCTGCTGTCGACACAATCAAGCCAACTGTCGTTGTGAAACAGGTTACAGTTACCATAACAGCAAGAAAGAGCTGAGCTGTTGAACCAAAGATTTCCTGAGTTGCTTGTGACAAGATATAAACGCCTGGTGTTCCACCCTTCATCACTTCTGCTGGTACTGGGAAGTGATTTCCAAGGAATCCTAAACCAATGTAAAGAGCGCTAAAGGCAAGAGCTACAACGATACCAACCACCCAAATAGTTGAAATGTATTCTTTCTTACTGGAAAATCCAAGTTGTTTCAAGGTTTGAACAGCAATTACACTGAAGGCCACTGAGGCAAGGGCATCCAAAGTGTTATAACCTTCTAGGAAACCTGTCCCAAAAGCAGAAGCTTGATAAGCAGCTGACGCAGTTTGAGTACTTGTTCCACCGTATTTGAAGGCACCTAGTACAACCAAGATAACGATCAACAAAGCAAAGACTGGCGTTAAGATACGTCCGATTCGATCCAAAATCTTTGATGGATTAAGTGAAATCAAATAAGCCGCTGCAAAATACAGTACGGTAAAGACAATCAATCCAAGTCCTTTATTCGCATCTGATAAAAGGGGGCTAATCCCGACTTCGTAAGCTGTTGTGGCTGTACGTGGAATGGCAAAGAAAGGGCCAATCGATAGATAGAGGACTGCAAGATAAAGAGTCGCAAACCAAGGTGAGATTTTCTTAGAAATCTCGTGAATATATCCTTTAGGGTTTAGAGTTCCAATAATAAGTGTCAAGACGGCAATACCGACACCTGAAAAGACAAAACCTGCGATGGCAGGAAGAAATTGTTCTCCAGATAAAGCACCTAGAGAAGGTGGAAAAATCAAGTTTCCCGCACCAAAAAATATTCCAAACAGGAGCAAGCCTGTTAGGGCACCTTTTTTAGCCATAAAAATCTCCTTCATATTTCTAAAATACTGACCTAGTATACCATGATTAAGACTCTGAAAAAAGTATCCAAAATTAATCATTGAATGTTTTCAATATTTTTAAAAATAAGAATTATCTAAAAACAGAATCCCTCACTCAGTTGAAACCGAGCAAGGGAAGATTAGGATCTATCGCCATATAGGGTTAAAGATTTTCAAAGGCCGTCATTCCACCTTGAACATTAATGGTCTTGTATCCATGTTCCTCTAAGAATTGGCAAGCACGAGCTGAACGAATGCCCGACTTACAGATGACATAATGCAACTGGTCCTTGTCCAACTGATCATAAGTATCCGCTAGTTGACTGAGAGGGAAATTCTGAGCACCTTCTAAATGAAGCGGCTCGAACTCTTCTACTTCTCTCACATCTAAGACTGAAAGGGACTCTTTCTGATAGAGCTGGTAAAATGCGCCGAAGGCTATTTCTTTCATTCTTTTTCTCCTAAAATGGTTTTAATTCTTTTTTTCAAATCGGGCACCACTTCTGACTCAAACCAAGGATTCTTAGCCATCCAGATTTGATTTCGTGGTGACGGGTGCACCAGAGGGAAATAGGTTGGTAAGTAGTTCTGGTAATTTTTTACTCTCTCTGTCACCTTGCCACTAACTTTCTCCTGTAAATAATAGGCTTGGGCATACTGGCCAATCAAGAGAGTTAATTGGATATCGGGCAACTCTTGCAAGAGTTGTGGATGCCATTTTTCTGCGAAACCTGTACGAGGTGGAAGGTCGCCTGACTTGCCATGCCCTGGAAAGTAAAAATCCATGGGCAGAACTGCAAAATAACCTGAATTGTAAAAGGTGTCCTCATCCACACCTAACCAGTCCCGCAAGCGATCGCCACTCTTATCCTTCCAATAAATCCCAGCTTCTTGGGTTTTAAGCCCAGGAGCCTGACCGACAATATTGATGCGGGCAGTTTTTGGCGCCGCAAAGAGAGGTTCGATTCCGCGTTCTGTATAGCTGGTATTCTGTGGATCCGCCATAATAGCTTTCTTGATTCTTTCAATTTGAGACATCTTTTTTCCCTCCAAAAAGAAGTCCAAGCATAACATCTCAGACTTCTATTGTTTTATTTGATCAATTCATAGATAGCTTCTGCATAGATTGCTGCTGCTCGGAAGAGATCGTCCAAGGCGATAAATTCATTAGCTTGGTGCATGGTGTCAATAGAGTCTGGGAACATGGCACCGTAGGCAACTCCACGTTCCAGCAAGCGACCAAAGGTACCACCACCGATGACTTGCTCGTGACCTTGGAGACCAGTTTGTTTTTCATAAACATTCAACAAGGTTTGAACGAGTGGATCTTCCATTGGTACATAGTGAGGGGTATGACCGTGTTCAGAAAGGCTAACAGCAGCAACTGGTAAGTTTTCAAGAACTGACTGGATTTGCTCTGGACTTGTTCCTTTTGGATAACGGAAGTTGAGGGCAATGGTATTGTCAGCACTTGTTTCATCAAAGCGGAAGACACCGGCATTCATAGAAAGGGCACCCATCTTTTCATCTACATGAGCAACCTTGAGATTTGTACCCTCATGGTCGTTCAAGAGAATCTTACCAGCGATGTTAAGGTAGTCTTTTGCAGGTCCTGCAAAGTCAAACTGGCTGAGGAAAAGGGCAAGATAGGTCGCACCATTGACACCTGATGCAGGCATAGCACCATGGGCTGATTTACCAATGATGGTGACCTTGTATTTGCCAGCATCTTCTTGAATTTCTCCTCTGAGTTTGTATTCTGCAACAAAGGTATCTAGTTTAGCTTGCAAGTCAGCCAGGTCGCCTGAAACGACTGCTGTTGCTGATTCAGGTACCATGTTTTCACGCAATCCACCTCTGAAGCTGTGAAGACGGGCTGCACCTGTATTTTCACCTGCAAAGTGAAGATATTCCGTGATGTTCCCTTTTTCACCATTGATGATAGGGAATTCAGCGTCTGGAGAGAAACCGAAGTCTGGTTTCGCAAGTCCTACATGTTCAAAGTAGTAGTCCATGTCTGCCCAACCTGATTCTTCGTCTGTTCCAACGATGAAACGAACTTTCTTAGAAGTTGGAAGTCCCAATTCTTTGATGATTTTCAAACCATAGTAACAAGCAGTTGTAGGTCCCTTATCATCTGAAGCACCACGCGCATAAAGGCGACCGTCTTTGATAGTTGGTGTATAAGGGTCCGTGTCCCAACCGCTACCAGCTGGCACCACGTCCATGTGAGCAAAAATTCCGAGAACTTCTTCTCCTTCACCAAACTCAAAATGTCCTGCGTAGTTATCGACATTCTTTGTTGGATAGCCATCGCGGTCTGCGATTTCAAGGAATTTTTCCAAAGCTTTTACTGGACCAGGTCCAAATGGATGCTCAGCATCGGCCTTGCTGTCATCACGTTCTGAGTTGATTTCCAAAAGGCTAAACAAGTCAGCCAAGAGGTCTTCTTTGCGTTTTTCTACTTCTGCTGTAAAATCAATTGCTGTCATTTTTTCTTCTTTCTATCTTTTCTCGATGATTTCATCCACTGGCAAGCGGTAGCTTGGTTCCAATTTTTCATCTGTGTAACCCACTGTAATCAAGAGTTCTGGGCGGAATCGGTCTTCAATATCCAAAACTTCGTTGGCTTTTGATTTGTCAAATCCAAGGATAATGTTAGAACCGATTCCTTGGTCTGTAAGAGCCAAAACCAAATTCATGGCAACCAAACCTGCATTGAGGGCTAGATAGTCGCTAATCTGTTGCTCACTGTAACGTGCAAATTCAGCTGGCAGATTCTTCATAAAATATTGAAGTTGCTCTTCAGAAAAGTTATTAGCGCCGCCAACTCGGGCAATCTTACGAGCACGTTTAGCCAAATCTGTGTCTGTAAACAAGGCAATGGTTACAGGAGCTGAAGAAACCTGCTCAAAGTTCGAACCGTATGCCAATTTTGCCAATTCAGCATTTTTCTCACGAACAACCACAAATTTCCAAGGCTGGCTGTTGTGGGCACTTGGTGCCAAGGTTGCGATTTCGATAGCCGTACGCACATCTTTGGGATCCACCGGCTTATCAGTGAAATGCTTAGTCGCATGACGTTTTTTATTTAATTCAAGAAATTTCATAATCGATTTCCTTTTCTAATTCTACTGCTTCCATTCTACCATATTTTGAAAGAGCTTGCAGAGATTTTTCATAGAAAGAAATTGGAACACGGATGAAGCCATGGATTTAAATTTATCATTAAAACCAGTTTTTTCCCCATCCAATTTCAACTAATTTTCAGGGGTTTAAAGAAACTAGTCTATCTTATATTTTGACTTTATAGCCTCCAAGAAATCTTTCACATCCTCTACATATCCATGCTTTTCAATTAAACTAGCTAAGAGTTCCAGATTGTGCCCCCGATAGTTGTCATCTCGGCGTAGTTCTTCATACATTTCGATAAAAGGAAGCCCCTTGGACTTGGCCAATTCTAACTCTGCTTCATAATCATAAGAAACTTTTCGGAATAAAATGTTTACCAATTCTCCATCTTCCACTTCTATCACGGCATACTGGGCACGGTGATTTTTTAACGCCTCCCAATTAAAATAGGGCATGCCAATCGACCCTGGATTGATGATTTGTTGCCCTTGACTGCCATAACGAAGCAACTGCTTGTGGACATGACCATAGACTGCCACGTCAACTTCATCATCTAGGAGTTGGTCAAATTTCTCTGTATCATTCTCAACTAGCAAGTCACCACCATAGTTCTTATTTGGCAAATTATGAGAAAGAGAAAAGCGCAGTCCGTCAACTTCTTTCTTTTCTAGCATAGGTAAACTTCGTAGCCAGTCAATCGTTGCAGGATCCATTCGCTCCATCAAAAACTGAGTCAATCGCATGAGCTGGATTTCTTGTGGATCTTCCAAACCATATTCACCATCCAAGGCCTCAAGGACACAATCATCCCAATTACCTCGAACACTTGCTGCAATAGGAAGTCCCTTCAACAGAGCGACCAGATCATTTGCACCTGGACCAGGAAGAAAAATATCTCCCAGAAGCCAGTATTCACTGACTCCTTGAGTTTTAGCATCTGCAATCACTGCTTCTAAGGCAGTCGCATTGCCATGAATATCTGATAAAATTGCAATTTTATGATTCATTGTGTTCTCCTTCTATTTGATAATCTACTCTCTCTTCCGCTACTTGAGCCAACTCCACTTCTTCCTGAGGGTTCAACTTTCTCTGAACAGCTTCTGCGACTGCTTTTGGCACCCCAACTTCGACAATCTCATCCACACTAGCTTCCTTGATTTTAGTGAGAGATTTAAAATGCTTCATGAGATTCTGTTTGCGTTTAGGTCCCAGACCGTCAATCCCATCCAGTTGTGAAGAAAAGGAATTTTTTGAGCGCAGTTGGCGGTGGAAGGTGATAGCAAAGCGGTGCACCTCATCCTGGATGCGTTGGAGGAGAAAGAATTCTTGAGAATTGCGAGACAACTCCACCACTTCCAGTGGATCTCCAAAGAGCAGTTCATGGGTTTGGTGCTTGTCATTCTTTTGCAGACCTGCAATTGGGATATCCAAACCTAGCTCTTCTTGGATGACTTGCTTTGCGATATTGACTTGACCTTGTCCCCCATCAATCACAATCAAATCTGGCGGGGTTAAACCATCACGTTGAACTCGGCCATAACGTCTGCGAATAACCTCTCGCATACTAGCATAGTCATCTGGGCCAACAACCGTTTTTATCTTGTACTTTCGGTAGTCTTTTTTACTCGGTTTGCCATTGACAAAGACCACCATAGCTGAAACAGGACTGGTTCCCATGATATTAGAGTTATCAAAGGACTCGATACGGACTGGGGTCGGGATTTGGAGCAAGCGTCCCAGATTTTCAATAGCTCCTTGGGTCTTTTCGACTGATTTTTCTAGCAGATTGAACTTCTGCTCCAGACTAACACGGGCATTTTTGATGGCTAGATTGACCAGTTGTTTTTTCTCTCCACGTTGGGGCTTGAAAATCTTGGTATCCACCAAAGCCTTAACGGCTTCTTCATCGATATCCTGCGGAATCAGCACCTCATTGGGAACCAGGTGAGATTTTTCTTGATAGAATTGTCCCACATAGGTCAAGAAGTCCTCATCCGGATCATTGTAGTAGGGGAAGAGATTGACATCCCGCTCAATGAGCTTGCCTTGACGAACAAAGAAAACCTGAACACACATCCAGCCCTTATCCACATAGTAACCAAAGACGTCCCGATTTTGCAAATCTTTCGCCATGACCCGTTGCTTGGTCCGAAGCGTTCCAATGGCCTGAATCAGGTCACGGTATTCCGCCGCACGTTCAAACTCCATACTTTGAGCTGCGGATGCCATCTTCCCCTTGAGGTCATCAATGATTTTATCATCCTGCCCTTTTAGGAAATCAGAAACCTCCTGAGCCATGGACTTGAAATAAGCCTCATCTTTTTTACAGATAGTATGGGCCATACATTGGCCGATATGGTAGTAAAAACAGACCTTAGAGGGTGGGTTGGTACATTTCCGAAAAGGGAAAATCCGGTCCAGTAGACGCTTGATTTCATTTGCTGCCCCTACATCTGGATAGGGACCAAAGTAGAGACCACCGTCCTTTTTGACCTGACGGGTGATAATAAGCCGCGGATAGCGCTCATTGGTGATTTTGATAAAGGGATAGGACTTATCATCCTTGAGCATGATATTGTACTTGGGCTGATTTTCCTTGATGAGGTTGATTTCTAGAAGAAGTGCCTCAATATTGGACTCAGTGACGATAAATTCAAAATCTACAATTTCAGACACCAGTGCCTCCGTCTTGGTATCGTGACTCCCACGGAAATAGGAGCGCACACGGTTGCGCAGATTTTTAGCCTTTC
Proteins encoded in this window:
- the brnQ gene encoding branched-chain amino acid transport system II carrier protein, whose amino-acid sequence is MAKKGALTGLLLFGIFFGAGNLIFPPSLGALSGEQFLPAIAGFVFSGVGIAVLTLIIGTLNPKGYIHEISKKISPWFATLYLAVLYLSIGPFFAIPRTATTAYEVGISPLLSDANKGLGLIVFTVLYFAAAYLISLNPSKILDRIGRILTPVFALLIVILVVLGAFKYGGTSTQTASAAYQASAFGTGFLEGYNTLDALASVAFSVIAVQTLKQLGFSSKKEYISTIWVVGIVVALAFSALYIGLGFLGNHFPVPAEVMKGGTPGVYILSQATQEIFGSTAQLFLAVMVTVTCFTTTVGLIVSTAEFFNGRFPQISYKVYATAFTLIGFAIANLGLDAIIKYSVPVLVILYPITISIVMIVIVNKFVPLSKPGMQLTISLVTAIALASVLGSSFKIEFLENLINALPFASASLPWLVPAIIGILLSLVLPNKQESDVFEME
- the ldcB gene encoding LD-carboxypeptidase LdcB/DacB, whose protein sequence is MKKRYIVLSGLLAVTLAACSQEKPKNEENTQKTEQTSQPEGTVGSKSQASSQKKAEVVNKGDYYSIQGKYDEIVIANKHYPLSKDYNPGENPTAKAELVKLIAAMQAAGYPISDHYSGFRSYETQTKLYQDYVNQDGKEAADRYSARPGYSEHQTGLAFDLIGTDGDLVTEEKAAQWLLDHAADYGFVVRYLKGKEKETGYMAEEWHLRYVGKEAKEIAASGLSLEEYYGFEGGDYVD
- a CDS encoding DUF1307 domain-containing protein; the protein is MKSYFKVSLALVASLVLLLGCSKQASTPTNSSSKEDTTTQSSESKQSSKQSSEKKETTKTHTFVNKSNSGITSTLVYTVDGDNVIKQSAHNIADPEILGATPEDVKSFIEEKYKGYNGLKGVKQTIEIKDGKVVQDLEVDFSVASISELRKALPEEYSGIGNRVSFSNSKKALEKMGFTEKTN
- a CDS encoding M42 family metallopeptidase, producing MNQTINYIKELTAIASPTGFTREISDYLVHTLEELGYQPVRTAKGGVNVTIKGQNDEQHRYVTAHVDTLGAIVRAVKPDGRLKLDRIGGFPWNMIEGENCTVHVASTGKTVSGTILIHQTSCHVYKDAGTAERTQDNMEVRLDEKVTNEKETRALGIEVGDFISFDPRTVVTETGFIKSRHLDDKVSAAILLNLLRVYKEEGIDLPMTTHFAFSVFEEVGHGANSNIPSQVVEYLAVDMGAMGDDQQTDEYTVSICVKDASGPYHYDFRQHLVALAKEQDIPFKLDIYPFYGSDASAAMSAGAEVKHALLGAGIESSHSYERTHIDSVVATERMVDAYLKSALVD
- the rplK gene encoding 50S ribosomal protein L11; translation: MAKKVEKLVKLQIPAGKATPAPPVGPALGQAGINIMGFTKEFNARTADQAGMIIPVVISVYEDKSFTFVTKTPPAAVLLKKAAGVEKGSGTPNKTKVATVTRAQVQEIAETKMPDLNAANIESAMRMIEGTARSMGFTVVD
- a CDS encoding DUF1307 domain-containing protein, whose translation is MKTYVKTSLALVTSLVLLLGCSKQASTPASSSTKEDTTTQSSETKQSSQQSSEKKDETKNYIFVHNSNPGRTSTLTYTVKGDDVVKQTAHNVFDPEKLNNTAEGIKQIVDDTNKGYEGVKGVTQKVEIQDEKVIQNIEVDMTVASLDELKKAMPNEYYGIGNRVSFAASKKKLKEAGYTEQTN
- a CDS encoding HIT family protein — encoded protein: MCLICQRIEWIKEGENPYFVKELETGYVVIGDHQYFKGYTLFLAKEHVTELHHMETSVKLRFLEEMSLVQEAVAKTFKAEKMNIELLGNGDAHAHWHLFPRRSGDMRGHGLNGRGPVWWVPWEEMAAEDCQVQSPELEQMIKALSDELEKHLV
- the rplA gene encoding 50S ribosomal protein L1 yields the protein MAKKSKQLRAALEKIDSTKAYSVEEAVALAKETNFAKFDATVEVAYNLNIDVKKADQQIRGAMVLPNGTGKTSRVLVFARGAKAEEAKAAGADFVGEDDLVAKINDGWLDFDVVIATPDMMALVGRLGRVLGPRNLMPNPKTGTVTMDVAKAVEESKGGKITYRADRAGNVQAIIGKVSFEAEKLVENFKAFNETIQKAKPATAKGTYVTNLTITTTQGVGIKVDVNSL
- a CDS encoding uracil-DNA glycosylase family protein, which gives rise to MSQIERIKKAIMADPQNTSYTERGIEPLFAAPKTARINIVGQAPGLKTQEAGIYWKDKSGDRLRDWLGVDEDTFYNSGYFAVLPMDFYFPGHGKSGDLPPRTGFAEKWHPQLLQELPDIQLTLLIGQYAQAYYLQEKVSGKVTERVKNYQNYLPTYFPLVHPSPRNQIWMAKNPWFESEVVPDLKKRIKTILGEKE
- a CDS encoding rhodanese-like domain-containing protein, which codes for MKEIAFGAFYQLYQKESLSVLDVREVEEFEPLHLEGAQNFPLSQLADTYDQLDKDQLHYVICKSGIRSARACQFLEEHGYKTINVQGGMTAFENL